From a single Podarcis raffonei isolate rPodRaf1 chromosome 10, rPodRaf1.pri, whole genome shotgun sequence genomic region:
- the IKBIP gene encoding inhibitor of nuclear factor kappa-B kinase-interacting protein isoform X2 yields MAEVKQRRKANLSSKSTEDQGKTAPMLRATGDEKSGWRDPRTASSLLSLIACLGLTWFLFQQSAQLAEVEEKYYLLKQEAAKFQDTENKINLISEKCEKTLSLMEQLEDLHIIAQMKHLQEEMNTMQTWSSKLSQEEEERQQNLTSLFRAVTKYEEIITSVTNNFSVKIAAVKTDIRRISGLEADVTSLVENLHTLEDKVDKAEKTTIKSIGTLLTNSIDRTTILRSSASENARQIEHIKTKSSELNAELNKQLNKLLDLESDRAKVLTTVAFANDLKPKIHNLKMDLAHLEPMLDELTLRIGRLLGDLMERQKEISFLNKKLFNLTSAQSDVKTMSDELSEVSDLK; encoded by the exons ATGGCTGAAGTTAAGCAAAGAAGGAAAGCTAACCTTTCAAGCAAATCAACTGAAGATCAAGGGAAGACAGCACCGATGTTGAGGGCTACTGGTGACGAAAAGTCCGGCTGGCGGGACCCACGAACGGCCTCGAGTTTACTGTCTCTCATAGCTTGCCTAGGGCTGACATG GTTTCTTTTTCAGCAGTCAGCTCAGCTGGCTGAAGTGGAAGAGAAATACTATTTATTAAAGCAGGAAGCTGCCAAGTTTCAAGATACAGAAAATAAGATTAACTTAATATCTGAAAAG tGTGAGAAGACATTAAGCTTAATGGAGCAACTGGAAGATCTTCATATAATTGCTCAGATGAAGCACCTGCAGGAGGAAATGAACACCATGCAGACCTGGTCTAGTAAGTTAAGTCAAGAAGAAGAGGAGCGTCAGCAGAACTTAACATCTCTCTTTCGTGCAGTTACTAAGTATGAGGAGATTATAACTTCAGTAACTAATAACTTCTCTGTAAAGATTGCCGCTGTGAAGACTGATATTAGACGCATTTCAGGTCTTGAAGCAGATGTAACCTCACTGGTAGAGAATCTACATACTCTAGAAGACAAAGTTGATAAAGCTGAAAAGACTACAATAAAAAGTATAGGGACTCTCCTTACAAACAGCATTGACAGGACTACAATACTACGGAGTTCTGCATCTGAAAATGCCAGACAAATAGAACACATTAAGACAAAATCATCTGAGCTGAATGCTGAACTTAACAAGCAATTAAATAAGCTTTTAGATTTGGAAAGTGATAGAGCCAAAGTTCTTACAACAGTAGCCTTTGCAAATGActtaaaaccaaaaatacacaacTTAAAGATGGATTTGGCACACTTGGAACCAATGCTAGATGAACTAACATTAAGAATAGGAAGACTGCTTGGGGATCTAatggaaagacagaaagaaatatCTTTCCTGAATAAGAAACTCTTTAATTTGACTTCTGCTCAGAGTGATGTTAAGACTATGAGTGATGAGCTAAGTGAAGTTTCAGATTTGAAATAG
- the IKBIP gene encoding inhibitor of nuclear factor kappa-B kinase-interacting protein isoform X1 — MAEVKQRRKANLSSKSTEDQGKTAPMLRATGDEKSGWRDPRTASSLLSLIACLGLTWFLFQQSAQLAEVEEKYYLLKQEAAKFQDTENKINLISEKFESSSGILQEASFFLSMVTKFEQEVSNLRNIISDIQNSEQALSKRMQTTDAKFQNIIKSWEKSQTELDTNTSSLKSEARLLHIEVTSQINAADQKLKSLSERLKDLEDSTVRNLKTLSRQEEDELAKVEQQLQSDTKAVGKLEEQQNSILAKNNDLRQKLAGYEPKLEECKTHLPAIENAIHSVVRISSDLMAVEKKMEDMTTKVFSVEDEMMKAVSDIMDIQKTLEGMQYDNSLLRLQNEVLVLKEKVHDFAESTTETEKNTENYQSVNDE, encoded by the exons ATGGCTGAAGTTAAGCAAAGAAGGAAAGCTAACCTTTCAAGCAAATCAACTGAAGATCAAGGGAAGACAGCACCGATGTTGAGGGCTACTGGTGACGAAAAGTCCGGCTGGCGGGACCCACGAACGGCCTCGAGTTTACTGTCTCTCATAGCTTGCCTAGGGCTGACATG GTTTCTTTTTCAGCAGTCAGCTCAGCTGGCTGAAGTGGAAGAGAAATACTATTTATTAAAGCAGGAAGCTGCCAAGTTTCAAGATACAGAAAATAAGATTAACTTAATATCTGAAAAG TTTGAATCATCTTCGGGTATCCTGCAGGaagcctctttctttctctccatgGTGACCAAGTTTGAACAAGAAGTATCTAACCTCCGTAACATAATAAGTGACATTCAGAACAGTGAGCAGGCACTCTCTAAAAGGATGCAGACCACTGAtgcaaaatttcaaaatataatcAAGTCCTGGGAAAAGAGCCAGACTGAACTGGATACAAATACTAGCAGTTTAAAATCGGAAGCCAGGCTTTTACACATTGAAGTGACCTCTCAAATCAATGCAGCAGATCAAAAACTAAAATCCCTTTCTGAAAGACTGAAAGATCTTGAAGACAGTACTGTAAGAAACCTCAAAACGTTAAGTAGGCAAGAGGAAGATGAACTGGCTAAAGTTGAGCAGCAGCTGCAGTCTGATACCAAGGCAGTTGGAAAATTAGAAGAACAGCAGAACAGTATATTAGCCAAAAATAATGATCTGAGACAAAAGCTTGCAGGCTATGAACCCAAACTGGAAGAGTGCAAAACTCATTTACCAGCAATAGAGAATGCCATTCACTCTGTTGTTAGAATATCAAGCGATCTGATGGCTGtagagaagaaaatggaagacatGACTACAAAAGTATTCAGCGTGGAAGATGAAATGATGAAAGCTGTATCTGATATAATGGACATACAAAAAACTCTTGAAGGCATGCAGTATGATAACAGCCTACTAAGACTGCAGAATGAAGTGCTTGTGTTAAAGGAGAAAGTCCATGACTTTGCAGAATctacaacagaaacagaaaaaaatacagaaaactaCCAGAGTGTGAATGATGAGTGA